The following DNA comes from Corallococcus exiguus.
AGCGAAGTGGAGGGAGCGCTGCGAGCGCACCCGGCGGTGAAGGAAGCAGTGGTGGTGGCCAAGGGCCAGGGCGCGGGTGACAAGCGCCTCGTCGCCTACGTCGTCGGTCATGGTCCCGAGCCCCTCGACGTGAGCCCCCTGCGCCAGGCGCTCGGTTCCCGACTGCCCGAGTACATGGTGCCCTCGGCGTTCGTGACGCTGGAGGCGCTGCCGCTGACGTCGAACGGCAAGGTGGATCGCAAGGCCCTGCCGGAGCCGGACGGCGCGCTGCTGGAACGGGCGCGCGAGTACGTGGCGCCACGCACGGACGCGGAGAAGTCGCTGGCGGACGTGTGGACGCAGGTGCTGGGCGCGGAGCGCGTGGGCGTGCACGACAGCTTCTTCGAGCTGGGCGGGCACTCACTCCTCGCCACCCGTGCCATCTCTCGCATCCGCGAGGCGCTGAAGGTGGAGTTGCCCCTCAAGGCCCTCTTCGATGCGCCCACGGTGGCGGAGCTGGCCTCGCTCCTCCAGCGCAGCGCGATGGCTCCGACGACGCAGGCGCCACCGCTGGTCCGCGCGGATCGCTCGGGCCCGCTGCCCCTGTCCTTCGCCCAGCAGCGGCTGTGGTTCCTGGAGCAGCTCGCTCCGGGCGGCTCGCGCTACAACATCCCGGCCGTCTTCCAGCTGGAAGGGGCGCTCGACGTGGCCGCCCTGCGGCACGCGCTCCACGCGCTGCAGCAGCGCCACGAGTCCCTGCGCACCTCCTTCCGGGGAGAGTCCGGACAGGTCTGGCAGGTCATCGCCTCGGAGGTGGAGCCGGTCCTGGAGCTCGTCGACCTGCGCTCCATCCCCGACGCCGAGCGCGAGGCCGAGGCCCTGCGTCAGGCCACGCAGGAGGCCCAGCGGCCCTTCGACCTGGGCCGGAGCCCGCTGCTGCGCACCCTCCTGCTGCGGCTGGGTGAGCACACCCACGTGCTGGTGCTCACCGTGCACCACATCGTCTTCGACGGCTGGTCCACGCAGGTCCTCGTCCGCGACCTCACCGCGCTGTACGACGCCCATCGCCGGGGCCACGAGGCCCCGCTGCCTCCGCTGTCCATGCAGTACGCCGACTACGCGGTGTGGCAGCGCGCGTGGCTCCAGGGCGAGGCCCTGGAGTCGCAGCTCGCGTGGTGGAGGGCCCAGCTCGACGGCGCTCCGCCCGCCCTGGAGCTGCCCACGGACAAGCCCCGTCCGGCCGCGCAGTCCTCTCGTGGCGCCAGCCACCCGGTGTCGCTGCCGCGTGAGCTGGTGGAACGGCTCAAGGCACTCGGTCAGCGCGAGGGCGCCACGCCCTTCATGGTGATGCTCGCCGCCTTCCAGGCCCTGCTGTACCGCTACTCGGGCCAGGACGACATCAGCGTGGGCTCGCCCGGCGCCGGCCGTGGCCAGCTGGAGCTGGAGGGCGTCATCGGCTTCTTCATCAACACCCTGGTGCTGCGCACCCGCATGCCGGGCCCGCTCACGTTCCAGGAGCTGCTCGCCCGCGTGCGCGAGGTGACGCTCGGCGCCCACGCCCACCAGGACGTGCCCTTCGAGCGGCTCGTGGACGAGCTGCGTCCCGAGCGCGACCTCAGCCGCAATCCGCTGTTCCAGGCGTGGTTCGTCCTCAACCCCGAGGAGTCCCTGGCCCACGTCCTGCCAGGCCTCACCCTGCGGCCGCTGGCGCTGGAGGACTCCACCACCCAGTTCGACCTGACGCTGTCGCTCGTCGACTCGCCCGACGGCTTCTCCGGCGCCCTCTCTTACGCCACCGACCTGTTCGAACCGGCCACCATCGCTCGCATGAGCAGCCACCTGCGGGCGCTCGTCGAGGCGCTGGTGGAGTCGCCCACGCGGCCCCTGGCCACGCTGCCGATGCTCGCTCCGGCCGAGCGGCATCAGCTGCTGCGCGCGTGGAACGACACCGCCCGTCCCGTCGCGGCCGAGCCCGTCCACCGCCTCTTCGAGGCCCAGGTGCGCCGCACCCCGGACGCCATCGCCGTCACCTTCGACGGCCAGGAACTCACCTACGCGGAGCTCAACGGCCGCGCGAACCAGCTCGCGCACTACCTGCGCGCGCGCGGCGTGCTGCCCGACGTCCTCGTGGGCCTCTACGTCGACCGCTCGCTGGAGCTGCTGGTGGGCGTGCTCGGCATCCTCAAGTCCGGCGCCGCCTACGTCCCGCTGGATCCCGCCCTGCCCGAGGACCGGCTCGAGCTCATCGCCGACGAGGCCCGCACGCCGCTGCTGCTGACGCAGGAGTCGCTGGCGGATCAGCTCAGCCACCGTGCCGCCCACACCCTGTGCCTGGACCTGGATTGGGATCGCGTGGAGCGCTACCCGGACCATGACCTGGAGGGAGGCGCCAAGGACAGCCATCTCGCCTATGTCATCTTCACCTCCGGCTCCACGGGCACCCCCAAGGGCGTGCTGTTGGAGCACCGCGGGCTGACCAACACCACCCTGGCCTGCATCGAGGCCCTGGAGCTGGGCCCCGGGAAGCGGGTGCTGCAGTTCTTCTCCTCCGGCTTCGACGCGTCCGTCTGGGAGATCTTCCCGACGCTGGTGTCCGGCGCCCGGCTGTCGCTGGCGCGCCGGGATGACCTGATGCCCGGCACGTCCCTGAAGACGCTGCTCGCCGAGCAGGCCATCACCACCGTGACGCTCACCCCGTCGGTGCTGGCCCAGTTGTCGCCCGACGAGCTGCCGGCCCTGAAGGTGGTGGTCGCGGCGGGCGAGGCCTGCACGCCGGAAGTGGTGGCGCGCTGGAAGCCCGGCCGGCGGTTCCTCAACGCCTACGGCCCCACGGAGACCACCATCTGCGCCACCTTCAGCGCGGACGTGGACGCGGCCCGGCCCACCATCGGCGAGCCCATCACCAACGCCCAGGTGTACGTGCTGGATGCGCACCTGGAGCCCGTCCCCACGGGGCTGCCCGGCGAGCTGTACATCGGCGGCGCGGGCGTGGGCCGCGGCTACCTGGGCCGTCCCGAGCTGACCGCGGACCGCTTCGTGCCGGATCCGTTCCGCGGTGCCCCCGGCGCCCGGCTGTACCGCACCGGTGACCTGGTGCGCTGGCTGCCCGAGGGCTCCATCGAGTTCCTGGGACGGCTCGACAACCAGGTGAAGTTGCGCGGCTACCGCGTGGAGCTGGGCGAAGTGGAGGCCGTGCTGCTCGCGCACCCCGGGGTGCGCGAAGCAGTGGTGCTGGTGCGCGAGGACTCGCCGGGCCTGATGCGGATGGTGGCCTACCACGTCGGGGAGGACTCGCTCACCGCGGCCGAGCTGCGGAGCTTCCTCCAGGCGCGGCTGCCCGAGTACATGGTCCCCTCCGCGTTCGTCGCGCTGCCCACGCTGCCGCTGAGCTCCAGCGGCAAGGTGGACAAGCAGGCGCTGCCGGTGCCGGAGACGCTGCGCGCCGAGGAGGACTTCGTCGGGCCGTCCACCGACACGGAGCGGCGGCTCGCCGCCATCTGGAGCGAGCTGCTCGGCGTGGAGCGCGTCAGCGTGCACGACAGCTTCTTCGACCTGGGCGGACACTCGCTGGTGGCCACCCAGCTGCTGTCGCGCATCCGCAACGGCTTCCAGGTGGAGCTGCCCCTGCGCGTCGTCTTCGAGGCCCGCACCCTGGCCGAGCAGGCCGCGCGCGTGGACGCCCTCGCCGGACACGCGAGCGGGGCCGACGCCTTCCCCCTGCGGCCCATGCCGCGGCGGGAGCGCATGCCCATGTCCTTCGCGCAGCAGCGGCTCTGGTTCCTGGATCAGCTGGAGCCGGGGATGCCCTTCTACAACATCCCCATCGCGGTCCGGGTCGAGGGCGCGCTGAACGCCGACGCGCTGGATCGCGCCTTCCAGGAGGTGGTGCGCCGCCATGAATCCCTGCGCACCACGTTCCACGACGGCGAGGACGGTCCGGCCCAGGTGGTGTGGCCCCAGGCGATGCCGCCGCTGTCCCGGATGGACCTGCGCGAGCTTCCGGAAGCGCAGCGCGACGCGCAGGCGCAGCGGCTCCAGGAGGAGGAGGCGCGCCGGCCGTTCGACCTGGCGCGCGGCCCGCTGGTGCGCGCCACGCTGCTGTGGCTGAGCGAGCAGTCGCACCTGCTGCTCCTGACGATGCACCACATCGTCTCGGACGGCTGGTCCATGGGCGTGCTGGTGCGCGAGGTGGTGTCGCTCTACGGGGCCTACCGCGACGGCCAGCCCTCACCCCTGCCGGAGCTGACGCTGCAGTACGCGGACTACGCGGCGTGGCAGCGGCAGTGGCTGCGGGAAGAAACCCTGGAGACGCAGCTCGGCTACTGGCGGAAGCAGCTGGAGGGCGCGCCCTCCTCGCTGGAGCTTCCGGCGGACCGTCCGCGGCCCGCGGCGCGCAGCTACCGGGGCGGGACGCACGTGTCGATGATGGACGCGCGCCTCGCCGGCAACCTGGAGGCGCTGGGCCAGCGCGAGGGCGCCACCCTCTTCATGGTCCTGATGGCGGGCTTCCAGTCCCTGCTGCACCGCTACAGCGGGCAGACCGACCTGGTGGTGGGCACGGACGTGGCCAACCGCAACCACGCGGAGACGGAGTCGCTCATCGGCTTCTTCATCAACCAGCTCGTGCTGCGCCTGCGGATGGAGGGCGACCCGACCTTCACTGAACTGCTGGCGCAGGCGAAGCAGGTGTCGATGGACGCGTACGCGCACCAGGACCTTCCCTTCGAGGAGGTGGTGCGCGCCATCAACCCGGACCGCACCACGGCGCACGCGCCGCTGTTCCAGGTGAAGTTCGTGCTCCAGAACATGCCCGTGTCGGCGCTGGAGCTGCCCGGGCTCAAGGTGAGCGCGGAGGGTGGCGACCCGGCCACCGCGAAGCTGGACCTGACGGTGCTGGTGAACCCCCGGCCCGACGGGCTGGTCATCACCTGGATGTACAGCATGGACCTCTTCGACGAGCCCACCATCGCGCTCCTGGCGCGGCGCTTCCAGCGGCTGCTGGAGGGCGTGGTGGCCCAGAAGGGCGGCGCCCTGCGGCTGTCCCAGCTCCCCCTTCTGTCCGAGGAGGAGCGCAAGCGCGTGCTGGTGGATTGGAACGACACCGCGGCGCCGTACGCGCGGCGGTGCATCCACGAGCTCATCTCCGAGCAGGCGGCGCGCGTGCCGGACGCGCTGGCGGTGGTGGCTGGCGACGAGCGGCTCACCTACGCGGAACTGGAGCGCAAGGCCAACCAGTTGGCGCACTGGCTGAAGGCGCTGGGCGTGGGGCCGGAGACGCGGGTGGGCCTGTTCGTGGAGCGGCGGGCGCACGCGCTGGTGGGCCTGCTGGGCATCCTCAAGGCCGGCGGCGCCTACGTGGCCCTGGACCCGGCGCACGCGCACATGAGCGAGCGCGTGCGGCACGTCCTCAACGACGCGCGGGTGCAGGTCATCGTCACCGAGGAGGCGCTGGCCAACGAGCTGCCGTCGCAGGGTGAGTTCCTGGTCAGCCTGGACGCCGGGGACGGGCTGCTGGAGTCCCAGCCGGAGGAGGCGCCGGACAGCGGCGCGGTGCCGGGCAACGTGGCCTACGTCATCTACACGTCGGGAAGCACGGGGCAGCCCAAGGGCGTGTGCATCGAGCACGGCCAGCTCGCCTGCTACGTGGCGGGCGTGAGCCGGAGGCTGGACCTGCCGCGGGAGATGAGCTTCGCGTCGGTGTCCACGCTGGCGGCGGACCTGGGGCACACCGCGCTCTTCCCCACGCTCTGCGCGGGCGGGGCGGTGCACCTGGTGGACCGGCGGACCGTCTCTGACTCGGCGCTGATGACGGCGTACGGGCGCGAGCACCAGGTGGAGGGCTTGAAGATCGTCCCGACGCACCTGGAGGCGCTGCTGGCGGACGAGGCCGCCCAGGCGCTGCTGCCTCGCAAGCGGCTGGTGCTGGGCGGCGACAAGTCGGAGTGGGCCCTGGTGGAGCGGGTGCACGCGCTCGCGCCGGAGTGCGAGGTGTTCAACCACTACGGCCCCACGGAGACGACGGTGGGCGTGCTCGCGCAGAAGGTGGAGCGCGGCGTGCGCGTGCCCGGGGCGCAGACGGTGCCGCTGGGCAAGCCCCTGGGCAACGTGCGGGTGTACGTGCTGGACGGGTATGGCCAGCCGGTGCCCCCGGGCGTGCCGGGCGAGCTGTTCGTCGGCGGCGAGAGCGTGGGCCGCGGCTACCTGGGCCGGCCGGACCTGACGGCGGAGCGCTTCCTGCCGGACGGCTTCAGCGGCGTGGCCGGTGCCAGGCTGTACCGCACCGGGGACCGGGTGCGGTGGCTGGAGGATGGCCGCATCGAGTTCCTCGGCCGCGTGGACCACCAGCTCAAGATTCGCGGCTACCGCGTGGAGCTGGGCGAGGTGGAGGCGGTGCTGGCGCAACATGCCGGCGTGGGCGAGTGCGTGGTGGTGGCGCGCGACGAGGCCGGCGGAAAGCAGCTGGTGGCGTACGCGGTGGCGAAGCCGGGCGTCACCCTGGAGGAAGCGGGGCTGCGCGACCACCTGGCGGCCCGGCTGCCGGACTACATGGTGCCGTCGGCCTTCGTGGTGCTGGAAGCGCTGCCGCTGACGTCCAACGGCAAGGTGGACCGCAAGGCGCTCCCGGCGCCGTCGCGCGTGCGGACGGAGACGTCCTATACCGCCCCGCGCACGCAGACGGAGGAACGGCTGGCGGTGCTCTGGCGGGAGCTGCTCAACGTGCCGCGCGTGGGCGTGCACGATGACTTCTTCGACCTGGGAGGCCACTCGCTGCTGGCCACGCAGGTGGTGGCGCGCGTGCGGGCGCTGTTCGACGTCCAGCTCGCGGTCATCGACCTCTTCGAGGCGCCGACGCTGGAAGGACTGGCGGCGCGCATCGAGGCGGGCACGTCGTCGGACTCGCCGCTGGTGACGCTGCGCAAGGGCGGTGAGTCCCGTCCCTTCTTCTGCGTGCACCCGGTGGGTGGCAGCGTGCTCGGCTACCTGGAGCTGGCGCGGCGCCTGCCGCCGGAGCAGCCCTTCTACGGGTTGCAGGTGCCGGCGAGCGGAGGCGGCGAGACGGTGGAGGAGATGGCCACCCGCTACCTGGAGTCCGTGCGCGAGGTGCAGCCGGAAGGGCCGTACCTGCTGGGCGGCTGGTCACTGGGCGGACGCGTCGCGTACGAGATGGCGCGGCAGCTCGAGGCCCTGGGCGAGCAGGTGGGGATGCTGGTCGTCATCGACGCGAGCAGCCAGGACGAGGGCCCGGCCGAGGAGGAGTGGCAGGGCGTGCTCGAGTTCGCGGACCACCTGTCGAAGCTGTCGGGCGTGCACCCGCGCGCGGCCGAGGTGCTCCAGCAGGTGGACGCGGTGGAGCTGCGCTCCCTGCTGGAGGGGCCGGCCCCCGTCATGCCGGGCATCGAGGAGGAGGCGTGCGAGGAGCTGCGCGGGCTGTGGCGCGTGTTCGCGCGAAACCGGCGGGCCGCTCGGGCCTTCGTGCCCGGGTCCTATGGAGGCTCGCTGGTGCTGCTGCGGGCCGCCGAGGCGCCTCCGGACCTGGAGGCGGACCTGGGCTGGGGCAGGGTGGTGCGGGGCGGGGTGGAGGTGCTCGAAGTGCCGGGCGACCACTTCACCCTCATCGCCATGCCGCACGTGGAGGCGTTGGCCGAGCGCCTCACGGCCTTGCTGGAGCGGGCCCGATCCGGGGACTCGTTCCAGCGGGTCGGGTAGTCCCGGCCCCAGTGCCGGCGGCCCGGTTCCAGGCCGCCGGTGGGTCCGCTCAGGTGCCGGACGGGCCCAGGCGACGAAGCGACTCCGTCGCCGCCTCGCGCAGCTCCTCTTCCGGGGCCTGCGCGAGGGCCCGCAGCGCCGCGGGCACTTCATCACCCGGGTAGGCGATCTCCCCCAGCCGCTGGGCCGCCAGCACCCGGTCCTTCACCGCTCCACGCCGCAGTTCCTCCAGCAGGAAGCCCTTGTAGAGCCCCAGGAAATGATTCTCCGCCTCCAACATGCCCGCGCAGAGCGACCGCAGGTGCGCCACGTCCTCGGCGGCCTCCGGCACCCGGTAGCCCCAGCGCTTGCGGGCCGCGTAGATCTGCTCGTACAGGGGCGTCCACGCGTCGTTGACGAGCTCGCGGTGCGCCTCGATGGCCTCGCGCTTGGAATACGTGTACCCGCCCGCCTTCACCGCCACCTCGGCCGTCGCCAGCCGGCAGGCCAGGGTGACCAGCTCCTTGAAGCCCCGGTGCGACCGGCCCTGGGCATCCAGCACCTCGCGGTGGTCGTAGCCGTAGAGCTCGCCGCGCGGGTCCGGGTAGATGAGCGGGAAGCGCAGGGGCTCGCCCTCGGCGCGGGCCCGGGCGCGCTCCATGAAGACGTAGGGCCGGTGCATGCAGTAGCGGATCCACGCGTCCAGCGGCATCAGCGGGATGCGCTCCCGGAGGTCCTCGCCCATGAGCAGCAGCGACGTCTTCTTGAGGTTGACGGCGCCCTCCTCCAGCAGCTGCTCCTCCTCCACCGCGTTCGCGTCCAGCGACAGCGGGCTCAGCGGGCTCACGTGCCGGCGGAAGTGCTCGTAGCGCCGCCGCTCTCCCGGCTGGAACCGGCCCTTGAAGACGAGCGTCAGGTCGATATCGCTCTCGCCCACGGCTTCGCTCGTCGCGTGGCTCCCCAGCAGGTAGCAGGCCTGGAGGCGGCCCGGGAACACCATCTGGAACAACCCCAGGAAGCCGAAGAAGACGGCGTTGAGGTTCATGTCCTCCGTGAAGCCCACCAGCGGCAGCTCTTCATCCATCACGTGAATTCCCCATCCTTTGCCCGCGCAGCGGCCGGCATCCTAGGGGCCGCACGGCTCCTGGCGCGAGCCCGCGCGTCCCAGCCCCAGCGTCCCACAGGAGCAGTCCATGGTCCGTGACTTCACGCAGTCGGAGGTGCAGAGCCTTTGCGAGTTGCTCGGCGTGAGCGACCTGCGCGACCCGGACGCGGCGGTGGTGAAGACCCCTCCGCTCATCGAGGACGTGCGCCGCGTCCTGAAGCTCCCGGTGCTGCCCCACAGCCACCTGCTGGATGAGCAGACCTGGATGATGGGCGGACGTGTCACGCGGTGGCTCGGCGGGGAGATGAGCACGTCGGTGGACGACGGGGACTACGACCTCTTCTCCGGCTCGTTCCCGGCCATGGAACGCACCCTGAACCGCATGCTGGAGTCGGGCTACTCCATCACCCGGGTGCAGTACGTGAATCCCTGGCCGGGCATCCCGGTGCCGCGGATGCTGCGCCGCAAGCCATCCCCCGTGCCCGCGCCCCCGAGGAACGCGTCCGTGCCGGACCTGCCAGGGCTCCTGTTGCGGAGGATGCCGGATGGCAGCGACATGTACTGCATGCGCCTCACCTCACCGGAGAGGCATGTCATCCAGTTCATGTACATCCCGTCGCTCTTCCCGGACGCGGCCAGGCCGGACACGCTCATCGAGCAGACGGACCTCAGCATCTGCCAGTTCACCCTGGACGGACGCTACCTGCGCGCGGGTCCCCACTCGTGGTCCGACTTCGTCCGGCATCGCCTCCGCGTGGTCTACATGCGCAGTGGCCGCCGCACCGCGGGCCGCCTGTTCAAATACGCCGCTCGCGGGTTCTGGCCCGACGCGCGGACCGTCCAGACCGTCTATGGCCGGTGGCTGTCCGAGGCGCTGAAACGCGGAGGAAATCCCGCGCGTTTCAAAGCCTGACCCGACGCGACACATCCCTGCACTTCTTGTGAATCCAGGTATGCTTGACAGTGCTGGAAAAATAGCCCAAACAGATACAGGCGCAGCGTTTTTGTTCACATGAGGCATCAGCGCCTCTCGCTGCCTGGATCGGGGCGAGCAGGTTCCAGGATCGAAATGAAGAACGTGGCCGTCGATGAGATTGAGTACATCGAGTTGTGCGTTGGAGATCTCCTCCAGTCGACCCGCTTCTTCACCGACGCGCTGAACTTCCGTCGCGTCGCGGAAGGCGGTCCGGAGACGGGGCTCGAGGCGCAGCGCTGCGTGCTGATGCAGCAGGGCCGCTGCCGGGTGCTGCTGACGCAGGGGCTCACCCCCGAGTCGCCCACGTCCGAGTACGTCCAGCGTCACGGTGACGGCGTGCGGGACATCGCGCTGCGCACCCCGGACCTGGTGGCCACCTACGCGCACGTCATCGAGCGCGGCGCCCATCCGGTGCGCGAGCCCGCCATCCTCCAGGACGGCCACGGTCGCCGCGTGCTGAAGGCCACCGTGCAGGCCATGGGCGACGTGGTGCACTCGCTCATCGAGCGCGAGGGGCCCTGGGAGGGCTTCCTGCCCCCGGGCCTGCGCGCGGTGGACGCGCCTCATGCTCCGGCGAAGGAGCTGTTCTCCGGCCTGGACCACGTGGCCATCTGCCTGACCCCGGGCACGCTGGACGCCATGGTGCGCTTCTACACGGAGGCCTTCGGCTTCCGGCAGTCGCACGAGGAGAACGTCAAGACCCACGGCAGCGGGATGAACTCCAAGGTGGTGCAGAGCCCCTCCGGGCGCATCTGCTTCCCCATGCAGGAGCCCATCTCCCACGAGAACCCGGGGCAGATTGGCGAGTTCCTCGCGCGCCACGGCGGACCGGGCGTGCAGCACCTGGCCATGCTCTCCCCGGACATCGTCGCCAGCGCGCGGCAGCTCCGGACGCAGGGCATCGAGTTCCTGGACATCCCGGCGGCCTACTACGACCGGCTCGAGGGGCGGCTCGGCCCCATTCCGCTGGACCTGGGCCCGCTGCGTGAGATGGGCATCCTGGTGGACCGGGACGCGTGGGGCCTGCTGTTGCAGTCCTTCACGCGCTCGGTGCACCCGAGGCAGACGCTCTTCTTCGAGGCCGTGGAGCGCAAGGACGCACGCGGCTTCGGCGGCGCCAACATCCGCGCCCTCTACGAGGCCGTGGAGCACGAGCTGAGCCGGGCCCAGTCCTGAGCGCTTCGGCGTGTGCGAAAGCGTTGTACTGACGCCCGCACCATGCCGGAGCACTGGACCTCAGACGCCTCGTTCGTCGACGCCTGCGTCGGCCTCAACCGTGCCGTCTGCGTGGCGGTCGTCCACGAACCTTGCAGTCCCTGAGCGTTGGCGAGAGCGGCCTGTGCGCCGTCGGCCCGAAGGACCTGTTCCTCTACGACGGCGCGGCCTGGACGCGGATCGACTGACGGGCAGCCACGGAACAGACGCGCGGCGGCGCGGTCGAGGCGGCGTGCTTTGTATTGAGCGCATGGCGGTTACCGCCCCAACAGCAGTTCCTTCGCGGTTTCCACGAAGCGGCGCAGGGGCACCGACTGCTGGTTGCGGCTTGGGTAGTAGAGAAAGTACCCCGGCACCATGGGGGCATATTCTTCGAGCACGACCTCGAGTTCTCCCCGACGCAATTCATCGCGGATCCATGCTTCCGGCGAGTACGCGAGGCCGAGCCCTCGCTTCGCAAGCGTCGAGCACAGGAGTCCGTCGTTGGTTGCAATGCCGCCGCGCACCGGAACGCGCCAGGACTTGCGACCCCGCTCCAGTTCCCACGCGTACAGCGCGCCAGTTGTCGGCGACCGGAACGTGATGCACTCATGCTCGAGCAGGTCCTCGGGGCGCCGCGGACGGCCGTGCTTGGCCAGGTAGCCGGGTGAGCCGACCACGACGAAGCGGAAAGGCTCTGTGAGTCGCACTTGCACCATGTCACGCTCAATGCTCTCGCTGAGGCGAACGCCGGCGTCGTAACCGCCTGCGACGATGTCCACGAAGCGCTCGTCGAGAACGAGCTCGATCTCGACACGAGGGCATCTCTCGCGGAACGTTGGCAGCACGGGTTCAAGGATGAGCGACACCGCCGCATGCGGCACTGAGAGCCGGAGTCGCCCGACGACCTCACCATGCTTCGCGGAGACCTCCTCGAGCGCGGCGGCGGTCTGGGCGAAAACGGGGCCGACACGGTCGACGAGGCGGCGCCCAGCGTCCGTAAGAGAGACGCTCCGCGTCGTGCGCTGAACGAGTACCACCCGCAGGCGCTCCTCGAGCTGCTGCACGGACTGACTCACGGCCGAGCGCGAGATGCTGAGCTCGCGAGCGGCGCCGATGAAGCTGTTGGCACGGGCGACCGCCAGGAATGCCTGGAGCTGCGTAAACGGGATGTCGTCCATGACCTTGCTTCGGCCCGTGCGGCCTTGATTGTCAAGTTCAGCTTACCAAGGCATCCATTACTGGGCCCTTTTGCATCAAGGGCGTTGGGCACATGTTGAGTCCGGAAGGCAGCGAAACGATGACGAGGCTGGATGGAATCTGGCCGGGGCCGTGCGGCCAGGCGCCCGAAGCCTACGCCTGGTAGCCGTGCGGCCTCAGGTTCGCGAGGGCCTGCCTCGCGGTCTGTATCCCAACATCAATCTGGAGAACGAGACATGAATCCAACGTATGACTTCAAGGGGCAGGTGGCCCTGGTGACCGGCGCGGCGATGGGAATGGGCCTCGCCACGGCGCGAGCCTTCGCACAGAGCGGAGCCTCTGTGGTGCTGGCGGATCGCGATGGGGAGCTCGCTGCGAAGGAAGCCGCGAAAATCGTCGAAGAAGGCGGTATCGCCATCGGTGTGGCCTGCGACGTCACCGACGAGGCGCAGGTCGCCGCCGCGGTCGATCGGACAGTGACGGAGTATGGCCGGCTCGACATGGCGTTCAACAACGCTGGCATTCAGGTCCCCCCGAGTGACGCCGCGGAGGAGCCGGCGGAGAATTTTCATCGTGTCATGGCGGTCAACCAGTTCGGTGTTTGGGCGAGCATGAAGCACGAGCTGCGCGTCATGCGTGAGCAGGGGTCTGGCACGGTCGTGAACAACTCGTCGCTGGGCGGCCTGGTCGGACTCCCACAGCGCGCGGCGTACCATGGCACCAAGCACGCCGTGCTCGGCATGACCAAGAGTGCGGGCGTTGAGTACGCGCCGCGCGGCATCCGCATCAACGCGGTCTGCCCCGGTACCATCGACACGCCGATGGTGCGGGACATGCTGAAGGGCCAGGCAGACGCGATGGAGGGAATCTTGAAGGAGCAGTCGATTGGACGGCTCGGTCGGGCTGACGAGGTTGCAGCCGCCGTGTTGTGGCTGTGCAGTCCGGGCGCGAGTTTCGTGGTCGGCGTCTGCCTGCCGGTCGATGGCGGATTCACCGCACATTGAGCACGGAGCCGAAGATGTAGCCGTCCCGTGGATCAGCGGACGCGTTTCGATGGCGCTCTACGCAGGCAAGGCCCCGTGCCGAAGCGAAAAGAACAGACGCCAATTCCTCATGGCCCTCACGCTCCTCAACTGCTCTCTGGCGAGTGGGCGTGGGAAGCCGGCCTCCGCGGTCGGTCCTGAGAGAGCAGGCCTCTCGATCCGTCTTCACGGAAGCGCACTGGGCCCTGCGGAAGGCCGAGGGCGCCTGGCCGAAGTGCCGATGGAACGCGCGGTTCAGTCCGGAGTTCGTCATCGATGGCGGGACGGTCCCCACGGCATGAAGGCGGGTGGGGCTGCATCCACTCCGTGTCAGTACAGTCTTCTGCTATGAAGTCCGAGCGGTCGATAGGAGGGGGTGGTCTCTTGAGACGGGTTGCAAGCCATGCGTGGGTGTTTCTCGTTGCGGTTGGGTGCATGCATAAGCCTCAGGGGTACCAGGCGAACGGAGTGACTCTGACAACGAGGGAGGAGGCCGCGGCCTCTGGCTTCAAGCCGTGGAAGCTGTCGGTTGCCTTCGGTGCCCGGCAGGATGGTACCCAGCTGCTGCTCGACTTCATGAAGCGCGCGGAAGCCGCAGGGGGGCACTACGTCAGCGACGTGCACATCGTGCTGGCGAGTGACCAGGAT
Coding sequences within:
- a CDS encoding nucleotidyltransferase domain-containing protein; this translates as MDEELPLVGFTEDMNLNAVFFGFLGLFQMVFPGRLQACYLLGSHATSEAVGESDIDLTLVFKGRFQPGERRRYEHFRRHVSPLSPLSLDANAVEEEQLLEEGAVNLKKTSLLLMGEDLRERIPLMPLDAWIRYCMHRPYVFMERARARAEGEPLRFPLIYPDPRGELYGYDHREVLDAQGRSHRGFKELVTLACRLATAEVAVKAGGYTYSKREAIEAHRELVNDAWTPLYEQIYAARKRWGYRVPEAAEDVAHLRSLCAGMLEAENHFLGLYKGFLLEELRRGAVKDRVLAAQRLGEIAYPGDEVPAALRALAQAPEEELREAATESLRRLGPSGT
- the hppD gene encoding 4-hydroxyphenylpyruvate dioxygenase; protein product: MKNVAVDEIEYIELCVGDLLQSTRFFTDALNFRRVAEGGPETGLEAQRCVLMQQGRCRVLLTQGLTPESPTSEYVQRHGDGVRDIALRTPDLVATYAHVIERGAHPVREPAILQDGHGRRVLKATVQAMGDVVHSLIEREGPWEGFLPPGLRAVDAPHAPAKELFSGLDHVAICLTPGTLDAMVRFYTEAFGFRQSHEENVKTHGSGMNSKVVQSPSGRICFPMQEPISHENPGQIGEFLARHGGPGVQHLAMLSPDIVASARQLRTQGIEFLDIPAAYYDRLEGRLGPIPLDLGPLREMGILVDRDAWGLLLQSFTRSVHPRQTLFFEAVERKDARGFGGANIRALYEAVEHELSRAQS
- a CDS encoding LysR family transcriptional regulator, whose translation is MDDIPFTQLQAFLAVARANSFIGAARELSISRSAVSQSVQQLEERLRVVLVQRTTRSVSLTDAGRRLVDRVGPVFAQTAAALEEVSAKHGEVVGRLRLSVPHAAVSLILEPVLPTFRERCPRVEIELVLDERFVDIVAGGYDAGVRLSESIERDMVQVRLTEPFRFVVVGSPGYLAKHGRPRRPEDLLEHECITFRSPTTGALYAWELERGRKSWRVPVRGGIATNDGLLCSTLAKRGLGLAYSPEAWIRDELRRGELEVVLEEYAPMVPGYFLYYPSRNQQSVPLRRFVETAKELLLGR
- a CDS encoding glucose 1-dehydrogenase, which gives rise to MNPTYDFKGQVALVTGAAMGMGLATARAFAQSGASVVLADRDGELAAKEAAKIVEEGGIAIGVACDVTDEAQVAAAVDRTVTEYGRLDMAFNNAGIQVPPSDAAEEPAENFHRVMAVNQFGVWASMKHELRVMREQGSGTVVNNSSLGGLVGLPQRAAYHGTKHAVLGMTKSAGVEYAPRGIRINAVCPGTIDTPMVRDMLKGQADAMEGILKEQSIGRLGRADEVAAAVLWLCSPGASFVVGVCLPVDGGFTAH